The DNA sequence CGGGTAACTGCACCCCGTCTGAACTTCAAACTTTACGTTGCACTGTACTCCAGCATACGTTTAAAATGCCTATTTGCAATATGGTAAGAGCATACGAGAATCTGAGCAAATGTGTACAATGAACTAATATATGATATAACCCGGTTCCCGTTTAGTGCAATGAAACTAAAGATGTGCTCAGACTGTGCGTTAAGCTAGCAGCACAACTGTTTCGACTTCcggtatgtttgttttttaaaaaaacagcaatatgtCGAAGCAAACAGTTAACTAACGGAAAAAATGACCTTCATACACGAATTACACCATTTTAAACTACTGTTAAAACTACTTTCTGGATTCAAACTACTGCTTCCCGATTCAAACATTGTGAAAGTAGACATGAGAATTGTTGAAAACGACTTGGTGCTATATTTGTGCCTCATTCTAATCACAACGTAACATGAGAAGACGAAAGAGATGGATTTTAGATTTCCAGCCACCGGACATGACAGGACAGACGAATCAGAAGTTACCTTCTCCATTTCCAATTGGTTGATTTTGTGGCACCTTTGTAACGTTGTGCCAGGTAGAGCCAGAGAGCAAAAGTTGAACATGCAAAGATTGGAAAGAGTTTAAAGGGGCATATCACTAAAACCGAGTGAAAGGActtattattacatgttaatatgAATAATAGTtaacatgcaaatatatttattgaGAACAAATTCGATTTTTGTTTACTCAAACCAAATTAGTTTTTGCTTGCGTATTAGTTAAAATATAATTGATGTGCTTGCAAAGTATGTTTTGTCTGCTTTGtcagtgtctgtttttctccaaaTCTCCCATTGCTCGCTAAGCAATGAGGTACAAATATAACAGCATAGACTTTTCCAGCTAACTTCAAAATCAATGTGAGCTTGCGTCAAAGACCGCACTCCAAAAACCACCAATAAAAGATGCAGGTGTATCTCGGGAGAACCTCAACGCTTGTTAGTTAATAACAACGACATAAGGAAAAGTGCAACAATCCAAGTCAGCTTAGTCTAACAGGTGGGCGCTACTTTCATAGCTATAAGTTATTGAATGACTAAGTTATAACTCAATTCTAAGTAAAAAGTTGAAAGTTTAACTTCAGCGAAATTTTAGCTAGCATTTGAGTTAGCCTAACATAACGTTACACACGTCGCAACACGAAACGACCATTTCAGAACATTTTGTTTCACGCTTTGACATTAGTTTGCAGCAGAGCCAAAAGACTGAGCAGaaaaaataatagaataaaGAAGCTAGTTCGTAAATGCACCGACCTACCTGAAATTGTCGTCTTAACGGCGAGAACTGGCGGTTACTAAACACCAGTCAGCAAGAGTCCCGCGATATTTTCACGTTACGCAACGTTGTATAAAACGTTTGCTACATCTGACCAGAAGGGGGCGATGTGTGCCTGTGAGTTTTGGTTTTATCCATAGACTGTTTAAGGCTTTATCCCCCTATGGTTTTATCAAGATTTAGGTAACCCCAATGGATGATATTTTTGCACCATTTACACAAAGTGTTAGATATCGTAGCAAAAGCCTTAttgctgtttaaacccacttacagatttgtgaaacttttattttgcgtataaaaacagaaaaaaggcgatttcactgatatttctccatcgAGACCACATTAGAGGTCCAGATGAAAAACCACTACACTTAGACTCGTCACATCTGGACTTCGAAATCACTGTTTTATTGAGTCCTGGAGTCTCCTTGTGAATCTAGTCATCTTTCTCCatctagtcatttttcaagatcCTTCAGGCAATCTGTTCAGTGAccatagaattttttttttttttttttttttaaatctttatctGTAATAATGTGGTGAACATGGCTTACACTAGAACACAGTGTTCACTCAGTGCTTCAATGAGCCCAGCTATGAATTTAATGAATgcatatttagtttttttttttttgttttttttttcagtcggTTAGTGGCGCCTTTATTCCGTAGAAGTGGGGCCGGAAGTTGTGTTGTTGGGCACCCTGTCTAACTTGACGGCTGGCAGTAACCATGGATGAGTATCAGGCAGAAGAGGAGGTAGGGTTCATATTTTAAACTGActtttgcctttattttatcATCTAGAAATAACCCCCAGATACTGCCACGAAATGTCACCTCAAAAAGTTTTTCCAAGAGTGTAAATCTCAGATAATCGGTTTGTTAAAACGTAGGTTTGCTAGGCACGGCTAGCTTTTTGTTCATTAAAAAcactctgttctgtatttcacCCAACAGACTGCTTTCGTCGTTGATGAAGTGAGCAAAATTATAAAAGAGGTAAGCGGAAAAAACAGTGTTACCGCCCTTTCGtttctttccacaaagttaagGTTTGTTGGTTAGCTGCTACGGCTAGCTAGCAACGTTGTATTTAGCGACCCGTTGGTTGCTATGGACACTGTACGGTTGCTAGGCACTGTCCCTATCTCTGCCTACAGACCATAAAACAGGATAACTGTTAATAAACTGATAATTTCATGCATTATTTAATACACTAACCTTTTTATGGTGAAGTTATATGATATGTTAGTGACTATAAAGTCGTGGATTTCTAACAGTCTATTGCAGTGTAATTGTAAGGCTGTTATCAGTTATGAAgacattgtgtgtgttgatCAGTCCTTAGTTTAAATTGTCTCTGTAGTCAGTAGAAACAGCAATAGGAGGAAATGCCTACCAGCACAGCAGAGTGAATCAGTGGACCACTAGTGTAGTGGAGCAGTGCCTCAGTCAACTCAGCAAGCTGGGAAAACCTTTCAAATACATCGGTATGTGTGCTGCTGCCTCACAAATAATCTGCTGATGGTTCTTGTGCTCTGAAGTTGATATTACAAGAccgtgtgtatttgtgtgtgttttcccacAGTTACCTGTATCATCATGCAGAAAAATGGAGCAGGACTGCAAACAGCCAGCACATGCTTCTGGGACAACTCTACTGATGGTAAAATGAAACAGCCCCGCAGTTTTTAACCcgtacatactgttcatattctgacccttcacagtatGTCCTCATAATTAGCCTCTATGCAAAACTTGTGAACTACAATCTATTTTTCGctcataaatacctcatcagcCATTAAAAAATGGGCGATGAAttcttaatgaagctttcagagagcagagagagtgtattCTTCAGGTTTTACACTATATTATGGCACCATGTTACCGAAAACAGGAGACAATAATGATTTCAATCAATGTTATTGAATGCGAAGaatgcaacatttttgaattgtaattttttaCTAATATTTGCATGACAATCCTGCAAATGAATAATACAGAGgtaatttcatttacagagTAGATCCTGAACAGTACTTGGTTCAAGTGCCAAGAGCAGTATAATTGAAAAGTAATATTTTCCCTTCTGTCAGCAACTGTCAGTGTGCTTTTGAGCGAGATGCCTGTTAACCTTTTGAGTGGTCTGTTGTCACTGACTTTAAATGTGAGGGTAACACtgaatttattgtttattgaacCCAACAGGAAGCTGCTCTGTGAGATGGGAGAACAAGTCCATGTACTGCATCGTCAGTGTTTTTGGGTTGTCGATCTGAATCAACTGCAATATACGTGtttaaaagactttttttgAATAGGCacaattttgtgtatttttgagaATCAGCTTGTTATATTTGGCCATGTTGGCtatgtttgaataaaatgtgttatatgTTAAGtgcaattaattaaaacaatactATGCTGTATATACTTTGCTTTATTTACAAGTGACATGACAAGAGTGCTACATGTACAGCTTTTCATCTCATAAAGCAACAGATAATGCAAGAACTTCCAACATATCAGGACCCACAACAACCCCATCTAACCGCCTTAAACCAACAAAAGCTACATTCACactgaaataatcaaacatgTACATATATTGTATGTCAAAGCACTGACAAATATGAGACTGCAGCCCATTTAGAAGAAAACAGGGTGATGTAAAGACAAGGCACCATCTTGTTAAGAATACGTGTTGAGATATTAATTGTaaagaacagaaacacttttgttttggCTATTTTTGTCCATAAGCTCCAGCTTTATAAAACAGGAAAGGGCAGCGTGTGTCTCATTTTACACATATAGGAACATTGTGTAGTGGAAAAAGAACAGATGACTTAAAATAATATCTAAGTAAGAAGTGTTTAATATGATAGATCAGTAGTTCATTAAGTGTAAAATTCATGTAATTCATcaaaatccatccatccatccaggtAATCACAATACAGTATCAAATGTTATCAACTttcagcaaaataaataaaaaaaaaaaaccttaaacaAGTGCAATTACAAAGCTGCTTTCCAAGGAAAGAATTGGTAAGCGGAGTAGTCAGAGGTCAGTGGTACCTACTCCAGTTAAGGCTCTCTCtgttatctttattttaacATGTCTGAGAACAAAGAGGTTTTTGTCGACAGCCAACGCTGCTATGGCACTTAAATTCCCCATTATTCATTAATCATGTCATTTGCTGGCTGTTAGAGTGAACTTATGGCTGCTGCAGCATGAGCCTGGTTGACTCAGCTTTGGCCAGATATACGCGTTATTCTCAAACTGTCAAGAGAGCGGATAGGAATGGCAAAAACCACTTACAAAGTATAGAGTGGCAATAGTGGTTCAACAGAAagcattaaaaataacattgattgacctttacacacacacacacacacacacacacatacacacacacacacaaatccccAATTAATATTAGCACTTTTCCCGATCATTTACAGCCATCAGGTTGTGATGAAATGCTAGTTgtgaaggaaaaataaacactaCAAACTGCTAAAGATTGTACCATTTGACAAGCATTTCTCTCGTTTTCAATGGGACAAAGCATGAACAGTGAAGAAAATAGCTTGACGTGCCTCCCACTTTCAGTAAAATTACAGTACATTCAGTAGACACggaactttttaaaaatatatttatgtacacTTAGTGGTTTTGTATTACCGATGCAAATACTCCTTATTTACACGTACACATGACGGTTTGTTGTATTGTATTCCGATAGTTGCCAACAGGGACGCAGAAGAAGAGCAATCAGAGGTCCGTCAGTCACTGTCAGTCTCATCCTGGTATTTGGCGGTTGCTTTAATAGCACGTCCGTTTTGTAAAGGCATCTCTTCATAATCGCTCCTTTACGTGGACAAAGAAACATCAGGGggtttatgtttgtttacactGAATACTACCTGCCAAACTGTGAGGATTAAGGATTCACAAAAGGCGATTAAGTGAACAAACACTTACCCGTATATTACTTCGTCATCTGAGTCATTTAGCATAGAGAAAGCAGGATTATCCTTTAACTGGGAGTCtgggaaataaaacaaaagcagatgtGTTGATGTATTAACTCATCGACTACAGAAGAGTGGAAAAACTTTAATTCATGAGTAAACATTGAATAAAATTACTTACCATAAAGAGCATTTTTGGAGGGGGAATACACAAACGCTAACGTGTACAAGTAGAAGTTGAGTAGGCCATAGAAGGATAAAAATTCAGCTGGTATGTCAGGAGTTAAGGGATAATTACTTGCTAGTTAATTTCATTTATACAACCTGATAGaagcaaaaaagaaagcaaaagagaaAGGATCCCTCTTTCAAGACGCACAGATATAAGATAGATATGTACAGaataaaccaaaaacagaaaactgacaaTATGGAAAACCAGGATGACAAAATTGAGGATGAGGATATGAAGACATTGAGAAACAAACAGACTTGGACCTGAGCATTAACATGTCATGTTACGTGGCATATCTAAAGTGAAACTGTGGTTAAGATGAACACTGTTTTAAAGGATATAGTTTTGGTAATGAGTAGATAATTCAGCCACAAAATTGTCTTGGAGAGCCTTGGCACCAAACCTCAGGTAGAGAATGACCATGCTGCGGGAGAGAGAGCAGTGAGGACAGGATCATTAAAAAGCAAATTCAATCAGAGGCTGCTTTtaggtttttgtgttttcctgaaGCACACCTTATAACGAGGACCACAAACGTCAGTGCTGTCAAAAACTTGAGCCGGAGATCTAGAGATAGAAAAGAAACGGCAcgttaatattattatagtaaAAGATTAAGTCATATTCAGTGCAGAGAAGTGTGATATGGTGCGATACCTGAGTAGGGCATGTTCTTCAGTTCAGAACAAGCTCTGAGGATCAGGAAGATCAGGTACAGGATGTAGAGGCAAACTACGACCAGGAAAAAGACCTTCATGCCCTGGAGAGAGAACATGGGACTTTATTAAACTGTTGGGCAACCTAACGTCACTTTTTCATGATCTCCATCTCAAACATCAAAAGTGTGTGAAAGTGATCAGGATCGGATCTGGAGCTATCAAAAACTCCCACTTCATCAATACAATCCAACTCACTGCTTTAAACGCCACTAAAGGAAACAGTCTCACCTGAAAGTTCACTATGTCCACTTTGTACTGGTAGGTAGGGTCTTGGAGTTCATTGACCCTATCAATCCAAGAACGGAGAGGAGATTGTTTCACTCGTACTGTCATTCACAGTTTGAATCAGGCTGCTTGTGGCCAGAGGTTATACTTACGTTTGCCATATTCCCAAAGTAACTGCAGAGAGCCACAGAAGACCCACAATGACCAGCTTAGGCAGGTAGAACGTCAGGCATTTcctctcaccctgcagaaacaaaataaatcacataaaaacagattttagaaCAAGCTAAAATGAGACCAAACCATTTAAGTGTGGTAATAATAGTGAACCCACCTGCACTCTGATGCCATGATAGACACAGAGCCAGAAGAGCAGCAGGGCACACAGGAAGAGAGCCTGAAAGAATGCATCCAACGTCCCCGGAAACCAGCTGTTCACCAGGAATGACAGCGGGAAAAATGGATCTGAAGAGCAAagtaaataaacttaaaatcagcacaacacagctgtattatgtaaacaaataagACTAGTTTCAGGCGAAAAggcaagtctgtaaaaatgtgCCTTAGACAGGATTTAAAAGCAGAAACGGTGTCAGCAGATCAAATACTATCTGGAAGACAGTTCCAAAGCCGAGGTGCCAGTACAGCAGACGACCTTAAAGTTGGACTTAAGGACAGAATACATGTAGCATTTAACAATTGAAACCATCATTCTCTTGCTGTGAATTTAAAAACTACTGCTGCAGTAATTAGGTGACTTACTGGGAATAATGGAGTGTATGAGTGTGGACATGTGTAATACAATTTATCTGATACATGAATTAAAAAGGGTAAAAACTGATTTGGAGATGGATAATAATGAAAATCACCGTTGTAGAGTAGCAGCAGTGGGAGCAGGACAGACATCCACTTCTGTTCTATGCCCCAGTCCCTCATAGAAAACTTCCTCAGTGAGTGAGCAAACatacactgagacacacagagaaaaaaatatatattagtCATGATGCATtcaggaaaagtcaggaaaagCTAAAACTATTACATTACACTTGtcatcttttgttttctgtcacattttGCACAGAGAGTGTATGTTATTCTAGTATTGTGAAGTTAATTTAGATGAAGAGCACCAAAGAAATGACATATGCTCTTACCGTCACCATGAAGGTCAACACCACAAAGACAAACCGGAACCAGATCTCCACTTGTGAAAAGACGGGATTGTATGTTTTCCACTGAggggaatttaaaaaaaaaacaaaaaacaagagaacAAAAGGGAGATAAAATAAAAGAGTAAAGAAACTGTGAGTTCAAGAAATTCTGAACAACATCCAATGCAGcaaaccaaaaacaaatatCACAGAGTTAGTTTATGAGCTGCCAGTGTTTGTCACCTACCACAAAGGTGACCTTGATTTCATATGTGATATTTTCAAGGCCTTTGAAAGCGACCGTGACCTGGTACTGGGTGTAGTTCAGGTATCCCAGGTGCAGCACGATGATTTCATCACATTTCTGTACAGAAAGTCAAAAAAAACGCTGCGTCACTGTCAGTTCCGTCAACAATCTTAACTGTACTGTGGATTAATGAACTGAGGACATCACCAACATGATGATCAATTTCAATCCTGCACTCTACACTACAGCGTTATTTTGAACTATAAGTACCATTTCCTAAACTCATACCGCTGCGCTGGTCGCTGCAGCCTGACTGAATGATTTATGACAGTCCAGCatatgagacagagagacttACAGTTCCGCAGTGTAGCGTTCGTGATCTCTGGTGCACGTTGTTGACATACATCACACTGGCATCCTGCATCACTCCCTTTAGCTCAACGTTGATCTCAAAAGGCTGCTGGAAGTCACCCACTGACACGGAGAGCAGTAGAAACACGCTGTTATCAACCAACGCCAAGTATGTTTGCACattaacaaaagagaaaagctaTTTGAGGTGTGTCAaagtttgctgctttttctgtcattttaccGTTACTGTGTTCAGCTTGCATTGCACAGGTGAGCCACAGCTGCTGGTTGTAGGTGGTTAGAGGAGGAGAAAGTAGATGGAAGGGCCCAGTCTGAAAACAGACATTGAAATTCATAATTAATTTGCCACACATTATAAAGGATATTTACCATGACTGACAATTGTTGAAACACACAGCATAAAATTCCAGTGATTCTATCTTTGCTTATATCACAACAAAAAATCCAAAGATTTTCTCTAACACACAACGACATAAAAAGGTGGAGGGATAAGGGTGTGAAACACTGAGTAAAGAATAATGTGATACAAACAAAACTTTAGCATTGcattttactgtatgtctgtgtcgAGTTATATATTGCAAGACAATCACCTCATATAAATACAAttcacacagaaatacatgGCCTTAAAATGGCAAGACACTTCTTTTTCATAAGTTGTAAGTTGTTTCACTACAATAATATATGATTTGATGACAAAACTACTTGATTTAGGTTGTCATCATTAAGCGTTGCTGACAGTTGCAGCAAATATCACCGACTTGCTATTATAACACCTTTTCCTCTTACCTTAACTGTGAGGTTTTTGGAAAGTAAATGTTCCCCATTGTGCTCTTGCTTAGAGATAATCCTAGGACCTACAAAAATTAAGAAAGTACAATTAATGCATTTTTCTCAAAATTATGCCCCCATCCAAAGTGTAGTAAAACCCTTTTTGAGCTAAAGATGTAGTGTACAGAAAATAACATGGACAAGTCATATCTGCAAATATTAATATCTGTATCAATAGTGATATCTGACTGATTTAAACTTTAATGGAAATCTTGACTACCTGGAGAACTGAAAATTAATCCATGTGGATGGTGTCTGCACCTTAAATAACTCAGTTCTTGGGGAAAAATAGACCCTAATGCAACAAAAACTGAGATAAACAAATCTACCAATtagaaaatgttcttgtttttccttctctcatcttttcttctaaatttaaatgaatttaatgaaTGTTGCACTATAAATGCTTTCATGCTAGAGAATTTTGCAAGATTCAGATTGGCAACATTTATTCAGACATGAATCAACATGTGTGGTACAAGAACAGGTTTCGACACAGACGAAAAGGAAAACTGGTGATTTTCATCAAGCAAACACACAAGTTAAAACAGAAGTCAAGAAAATATGGCAAAACCTATCTTGCTCTCGTGTtgtgccttttgtgtttttaaatttggtGGGTTGAGCAAAGATTAACTTCATGTACACAACAGTAACACGTGTAAAGGTGACATGAAATGTGCTTAAGTAAGATTCAGCTTTGCTAGTTTTGTTAGTAATTTCCCCAATACTGTTAATGattgataaagaaaaaatatacagtactgtgcaaaagttttaggcacttacACCTAAAACTTAGGCATGctagattcttatccataatgcaaaACCATCAGGGAGGCTTAAGATTGATCCAAAATATATTCTACggcatgacaatgaccccaaacacacagtcagagtcataaagaactatcttcagcaacaagaagaacaaggacgTCCTGTAACAGATGatatggcccccacagagtcCTGATCTCTACATCATCGAGTCAGTCTGgtattacatgaagagacagaagcaactgagacacataaatatacagaaGATCTgcggcaacttctccaagatgacTGTTTGTGTTCAAAGGGGTGCATCACAAAAAAATAGAGAACCACTGGCAAGGAGCAGAGTAGTGGCAAAAAGCTCCTTGCTCAGTTATTCTGTTATCGGAGCTTGATAACAGTGACTTGTGGAATCAGACAGAATgactcacctcctctctctatACCTGAAAACCCCAAAAGCCTGCTGGCCAACACCAAGCTTGGGTTAGTAGCACTGCTGTAACGTTAAGTTAATGTTAAATAGCCATACCTGCAATCCCAATGAAGACTGTGAGGCCGAAACAGATCAGGAACACCACGAAGACCAAGACAAAATGTCTTTTGGACAGGGTGTACAGCCGCATAGGAGCCAATCTGCACCGGGGAGACATTCATTAGAGTTAACACACACCAGCTAAAGACCAGAACTCGGTAGGTAATGTTTGTCATATGGTTATACTGGTGCTCAATAGCCTATGGCTCAGGTGCGGATATGTCAACACTGCTAGCTTCCATGCTAGTTTACGCTAGTAGTAACAGATGTGCAGAAGAAAGCTATAGAGTGATTTCCACAAACTTATAAAAACGGTAACACATCTCTGGTGTGTCTGATGAACACCTGGCACACTTACAGCTCCATTCTTTTCGGTTCGCAGTCTCGGGGGCGAGAAAAAAAACGTTAAATTTGCACTGTGAATCTACATCCGTGTATCCACGTCAGTCTGCGACAACTGGAACGCCGAGTGCGACGTCATCGAATGGGTAAGCGTGATCACGTGACGTCAGCGAGGGGGAAAGGGAACGTGAAAGTGAACAAGGGTGCTGATTTAAGTGAGTAGGGAACAAGGTAGGAGGAAATCTCTCCGTCctaccccctcctcctcctcatttgGATGTACGTGCGTGTTTATAAAGCTGTTTTACACGCTCCAATGCGGTACATTAATTAGATATACTTTTATTTGTGTCTAAGGCTTATTTTATTCGGCCAAAAAAAAGGTGACTAGCGGCTATCTAATTAGCTTTGACGGGGAGAAAACCGCTGGCGCATGCGTAGCACGACGATATCAAACGTCAACATTACCTTTTAATTTCTAATGGGCTATTTAACCAATATTAGGTAAAGTCTTAttgtttgaaaaacaaaattaaggtTTTAAAAAAGGCATATGATGTTTTACCAtaattaaatgtgtattttgagATTAAATTCCCTTCATAAGACAACACTTGTTGCCTCTAATAGGAGTCAGTAGGCCTCCACCACGTTTTAAAATGTAGGAAATTTCCATGTTATTTAGCCAATTAGTAATATATAGTCATATGGGGAAATACTATGTATCAGTGGCGTTTctgtttttcaccttttcactGATATTTTCTTGCACTATTCTATTTATTGAAAATCACACTTTCCATTTAATCTGGTATAATCTGAGATACATCACAGCATCGAAATTCCAAAGGCTACAGTAAATTAATTATTCCAAATAAATCACCATCATAACGTTACAGACCCACATTATATGAAAACTGTTAAGCTTATTCACAACATGCAGCCAGGAAAATAGCTTGAATACATCACGCAGTGGGaaattgattatttattattgtgttgtgttggtgGGAAAACCAGCGGACGCACCTGTAAAAACGGTCATCTCGGTAAGGTGTCAGGTCCTCCTTCAGCTCGTTGTAGGCCTCCTGGATCTTCCTACAGAAGTATTTCAGCTCGCTGTACAGAGGGTTTTCCAAGCCGGACGAGTAGTCGGTGTCCATTACTACACCGTGCCGTCTGTCGGCTGAAAAATGGCGATGAGGGAAGACAATCGGCGGCCTTTAGAGGACAGCACAATGTGGCCTGTCTGTATTGTTCCCTCGTTTAATCGAAAGTGCAGCCgaagctgttttgtttgtgtcggttgaaagaaagagaaacgaAGAGGGGACGACACCACATCGCCTACACGCTGGAGGAGGGTCACGTGATCAGagttcagca is a window from the Thunnus thynnus chromosome 18, fThuThy2.1, whole genome shotgun sequence genome containing:
- the tmem181 gene encoding transmembrane protein 181 isoform X1, yielding MELLAPMRLYTLSKRHFVLVFVVFLICFGLTVFIGIAGPRIISKQEHNGEHLLSKNLTVKTGPFHLLSPPLTTYNQQLWLTCAMQAEHSNVGDFQQPFEINVELKGVMQDASVMYVNNVHQRSRTLHCGTKCDEIIVLHLGYLNYTQYQVTVAFKGLENITYEIKVTFVWKTYNPVFSQVEIWFRFVFVVLTFMVTCMFAHSLRKFSMRDWGIEQKWMSVLLPLLLLYNDPFFPLSFLVNSWFPGTLDAFFQALFLCALLLFWLCVYHGIRVQGERKCLTFYLPKLVIVGLLWLSAVTLGIWQTVNELQDPTYQYKVDIVNFQGMKVFFLVVVCLYILYLIFLILRACSELKNMPYSDLRLKFLTALTFVVLVISMVILYLRFGAKALQDNFVAELSTHYQNSAEFLSFYGLLNFYLYTLAFVYSPSKNALYDSQLKDNPAFSMLNDSDDEVIYGSDYEEMPLQNGRAIKATAKYQDETDSD
- the tmem181 gene encoding transmembrane protein 181 isoform X2 is translated as MDTDYSSGLENPLYSELKYFCRKIQEAYNELKEDLTPYRDDRFYRLAPMRLYTLSKRHFVLVFVVFLICFGLTVFIGIAGPRIISKQEHNGEHLLSKNLTVKTGPFHLLSPPLTTYNQQLWLTCAMQAEHSNVGDFQQPFEINVELKGVMQDASVMYVNNVHQRSRTLHCGTKCDEIIVLHLGYLNYTQYQVTVAFKGLENITYEIKVTFVWKTYNPVFSQVEIWFRFVFVVLTFMVTCMFAHSLRKFSMRDWGIEQKWMSVLLPLLLLYNDPFFPLSFLVNSWFPGTLDAFFQALFLCALLLFWLCVYHGIRVQGERKCLTFYLPKLVIVGLLWLSAVTLGIWQTVNELQDPTYQYKVDIVNFQGMKVFFLVVVCLYILYLIFLILRACSELKNMPYSDLRLKFLTALTFVVLVISMVILYLRFGAKALQDNFVAELSTHYQNSAEFLSFYGLLNFYLYTLAFVYSPSKNALYDSQLKDNPAFSMLNDSDDEVIYGSDYEEMPLQNGRAIKATAKYQDETDSD
- the dynlt1b gene encoding dynein light chain Tctex-type 1, coding for MDEYQAEEETAFVVDEVSKIIKESVETAIGGNAYQHSRVNQWTTSVVEQCLSQLSKLGKPFKYIVTCIIMQKNGAGLQTASTCFWDNSTDGSCSVRWENKSMYCIVSVFGLSI